In the Merismopedia glauca CCAP 1448/3 genome, one interval contains:
- a CDS encoding SDR family oxidoreductase, translated as MTQKIFVAGASRGVGREIALRLVRENYKVTALWRSLTPTIDLEELGIDIVRGDALNLSEMEAAMQTEEPITAVISTIGGLPQDGIRADYLGNRNLIDAAVKAGINRFILVSSIGAGESAAALSPQVLQTLGAVLVEKEKAEQHLMASGLTYTIIRPGGLKSEPGTGNGVLTQDTKVSGMIHRADVADLVCQCLGSVKAENQVFSAIDRHQLYTQVEFSEFKLV; from the coding sequence ATGACACAAAAAATTTTCGTAGCTGGTGCTAGCCGTGGAGTTGGTAGAGAAATTGCTTTGCGTCTGGTACGGGAAAACTACAAGGTTACGGCTTTATGGCGATCGCTTACCCCTACCATTGACTTAGAAGAGTTGGGAATTGACATAGTTAGGGGAGATGCTTTGAATCTGTCGGAGATGGAAGCCGCTATGCAAACTGAGGAACCCATTACAGCCGTAATTAGCACTATTGGCGGTTTACCTCAAGATGGAATTAGAGCCGATTACCTGGGAAATCGCAACTTAATAGATGCGGCTGTTAAAGCTGGAATTAACAGGTTTATCCTCGTTTCTTCCATTGGTGCGGGTGAAAGTGCAGCCGCTTTATCTCCTCAAGTTTTACAAACTTTGGGAGCGGTTTTAGTCGAAAAAGAGAAAGCTGAGCAACACCTGATGGCTTCTGGCTTAACTTATACGATTATTCGTCCTGGAGGGCTTAAATCGGAACCAGGTACAGGAAATGGGGTTCTGACTCAAGATACTAAGGTTTCTGGGATGATTCATCGGGCTGATGTGGCGGATTTGGTTTGTCAGTGTCTTGGTAGTGTGAAGGCGGAAAACCAAGTTTTTTCAGCAATAGATCGCCACCAACTTTATACCCAAGTTGAGTTTAGCGAGTTTAAATTGGTCTAA
- the petN gene encoding cytochrome b6-f complex subunit PetN: MDILSFGWVSLLVFFTWSIAMVIWGRNGF, translated from the coding sequence ATGGATATTTTGTCATTTGGTTGGGTTTCTCTGTTAGTGTTCTTTACCTGGTCAATTGCTATGGTAATCTGGGGTCGCAACGGTTTTTAG
- a CDS encoding homocysteine biosynthesis protein, whose protein sequence is MRTIDEINDKILRQKAIALTLSELKERVKEVGVTQAAKEVDVIATGTFEPMESSGAIINLGHTDPPIKIRSCWLDGVPAYAGFGAVDLYLGATQVAEYPSVSEIPDPESRPGSYIPERGGGHVIADLIAGKAIPIRANGYMTDCYPRASFESTITKETVNQFYLYNPRNLYQNFIVGVNGGDRPLYTYLGPLQPNLGNAVYSSTGALSPLLNDPHLQLIGIGTRIFLGGAIGYVAWEGTQHFPMQKRLANDTPIGPAATLALIGDAKAMSPRWVRGCYFKNYGPSLMIGVGVPLPVLNEEVVAKCSVQDADLVAPVVDFSIPRRVRPIFGLFSYAQLKSGKIAIEGKSVRVAPLASVYLSEQVALELKEWLQTGKFTLTEFVAPIPMDTNFLPQDRWGSQIPLE, encoded by the coding sequence ATGCGTACTATTGACGAAATTAACGACAAGATTCTGCGCCAAAAAGCGATCGCATTGACTTTAAGCGAGTTAAAAGAACGAGTCAAGGAAGTTGGGGTAACTCAAGCTGCCAAAGAAGTTGATGTCATCGCCACAGGTACGTTTGAGCCGATGGAATCTTCAGGCGCAATTATTAATTTAGGGCATACCGATCCTCCCATCAAAATCCGTTCTTGTTGGTTAGATGGAGTACCTGCTTATGCTGGATTTGGAGCCGTCGATCTTTATCTTGGTGCTACCCAGGTAGCAGAATATCCTAGCGTTAGTGAGATTCCAGATCCAGAATCCCGTCCTGGATCGTATATACCAGAAAGAGGAGGTGGTCATGTAATTGCCGACTTAATTGCGGGAAAAGCCATTCCAATCCGAGCTAATGGCTACATGACAGATTGTTACCCCAGAGCTTCCTTTGAAAGTACCATTACCAAAGAAACTGTAAATCAGTTTTATTTGTACAATCCCAGGAATTTATATCAGAACTTTATAGTTGGCGTGAATGGAGGCGATCGCCCCCTCTATACTTATCTTGGCCCTCTCCAACCAAATTTAGGCAATGCAGTCTACTCTAGCACTGGCGCTTTATCCCCACTCCTCAACGATCCCCACCTGCAATTAATCGGGATTGGAACGCGGATTTTTCTAGGGGGAGCAATAGGTTATGTCGCTTGGGAAGGAACGCAACACTTTCCTATGCAAAAACGTTTAGCCAATGATACACCCATTGGTCCTGCGGCAACTCTAGCTTTGATTGGAGATGCTAAAGCCATGTCTCCTCGATGGGTGCGGGGGTGCTACTTCAAAAACTATGGACCTTCCTTAATGATTGGGGTGGGCGTACCTTTACCAGTCCTGAATGAAGAAGTAGTAGCTAAATGCAGCGTTCAGGATGCCGATTTAGTCGCCCCAGTGGTTGATTTTTCCATTCCTAGACGAGTTCGCCCGATTTTTGGCTTATTTAGTTACGCCCAACTCAAAAGCGGCAAAATCGCGATCGAAGGTAAATCTGTGCGAGTCGCCCCCCTCGCTAGCGTTTACTTATCCGAGCAAGTCGCTTTAGAACTTAAAGAATGGCTGCAAACAGGCAAATTTACCCTCACAGAGTTTGTCGCCCCCATTCCAATGGATACTAATTTCTTGCCTCAAGACCGTTGGGGTTCCCAAATTCCGTTGGAGTGA